Proteins from a genomic interval of uncultured Desulfuromusa sp.:
- a CDS encoding TetR/AcrR family transcriptional regulator: MEKRKINPQKKIDQVICAARKLFVEKGYRGVAIPEIVKESGVSVGAIYLHFGNKEKLAETVYQKTLQQFMDLFLERIGGATSIQDKLRAFAELVFEITEEDSEMMEYMLSVRKEIRSNMLFPLCSSAAFLEVQRIIGDGIASGEIKPGNHLIAAVSYTGVILRAVELRMQGVLEQPLQDLSDELVDNAWTSIAAQ, translated from the coding sequence ATGGAAAAACGCAAAATAAACCCGCAGAAAAAAATAGACCAGGTGATTTGTGCCGCCCGCAAGCTATTTGTTGAAAAGGGCTATCGTGGTGTTGCCATTCCTGAAATCGTTAAAGAATCAGGGGTCAGTGTTGGTGCTATCTATCTTCACTTCGGCAATAAAGAAAAATTAGCTGAAACTGTTTATCAGAAAACACTGCAACAGTTTATGGATCTTTTTTTAGAGCGGATTGGTGGGGCGACAAGCATTCAAGACAAGCTGAGAGCTTTTGCTGAGCTGGTTTTTGAAATCACTGAAGAAGATTCCGAAATGATGGAGTACATGCTGTCGGTGCGCAAAGAGATCCGTTCAAACATGCTTTTTCCTTTATGCTCCAGCGCTGCTTTTTTGGAAGTCCAGCGGATTATCGGCGATGGGATTGCTTCCGGCGAAATCAAGCCGGGTAACCATCTTATTGCGGCCGTTTCCTATACCGGAGTTATTCTTCGTGCCGTGGAACTCCGTATGCAGGGAGTTCTCGAACAACCCCTTCAGGACTTGTCTGATGAATTGGTTGACAATGCCTGGACAAGTATTGCAGCACAATAA
- the gspE gene encoding type II secretion system ATPase GspE, whose amino-acid sequence MTNNNWQQFGEILRQDFSVAETDIETALRDQEQNGLRLGEILLTKKVISDTILAQALATQLDLQFYQDLPAQTGLENLLSIIPIGYAKDRRFYPIKRTEDSLLVALSDPLDSTLLNDLGTLTGEAVEPCLASATEILKAINKSYEGKVGESDNVIEEIEGDRSTDLVQDFEPEDLLDTSDEAPIIRFVNSLITQGYKERASDIHIEPFENELMIRYRVDGILYNIHNPPFKAHAGIVSRIKIMSQLNIAEKRLPQDGRLRVRIAGQDIDVRVSTLPTAFGERVVLRLLDKASSVLSLEEIGLKETQLQRVENMINKSHGVFLVTGPTGSGKTTTLYSVLTRLDRLEKNIITVEDPIEYQLSGVGQLQVNSKIDLTFANGLRSILRQDPDIIMVGEIRDQETAEIVIQSALTGHMVFSTLHTNDAAGALTRLVEMGVEPFLAASSIVGVMAQRLVRKICPHCREEVVPPAELLDELRDEGLPDNPVFFSGRGCERCMQIGYWGRTGIYELMEMDDDVRDLLLKNKDAASIRKIAKQKGMQTLRSAGLTKALQGETTLEEVLRVTQEEN is encoded by the coding sequence TTGACAAATAATAATTGGCAGCAATTTGGAGAAATATTACGTCAAGACTTCTCAGTTGCTGAGACTGATATCGAGACAGCACTGAGAGATCAAGAGCAAAATGGTTTGCGACTGGGGGAGATCTTATTAACTAAAAAAGTGATCTCCGATACAATCCTGGCTCAAGCTCTGGCGACCCAGCTGGACCTCCAATTTTATCAAGATCTGCCGGCACAGACAGGACTGGAAAACCTCCTTTCCATCATCCCTATCGGTTACGCCAAAGACAGAAGATTCTACCCGATCAAACGCACTGAAGACAGTCTGCTGGTCGCCCTGTCCGACCCGCTTGATTCAACTCTGCTCAACGACCTTGGGACATTGACGGGAGAAGCTGTTGAACCCTGCCTGGCTTCAGCAACGGAAATACTCAAAGCAATCAATAAGAGCTACGAAGGCAAGGTCGGTGAATCCGACAATGTCATTGAAGAAATCGAGGGTGATCGCTCGACAGATCTGGTTCAGGACTTTGAACCGGAAGACCTGCTGGACACATCAGATGAAGCTCCCATTATCCGCTTTGTCAATAGCTTGATCACCCAGGGCTATAAAGAACGTGCCAGCGATATTCACATTGAGCCCTTTGAAAATGAATTGATGATCCGCTATCGCGTTGACGGCATCCTTTACAATATCCACAATCCCCCCTTCAAGGCCCATGCCGGTATTGTTTCACGGATCAAAATCATGTCGCAGCTGAATATTGCTGAGAAACGCTTGCCCCAGGATGGTCGCCTGAGGGTCAGGATCGCAGGTCAGGATATTGATGTCAGGGTATCAACCCTGCCGACGGCATTTGGCGAGCGGGTCGTGCTGCGTTTGCTGGACAAGGCTTCAAGCGTCCTGTCTTTGGAGGAGATTGGCCTCAAGGAGACTCAGCTGCAGCGGGTTGAAAACATGATCAATAAGTCCCATGGCGTGTTTCTGGTGACAGGGCCAACCGGTTCAGGCAAAACAACCACTCTCTATTCAGTGCTCACGCGTCTGGATCGCCTGGAAAAGAATATCATTACCGTTGAAGATCCGATCGAGTATCAGCTCTCGGGTGTCGGTCAGCTCCAGGTCAATTCAAAAATTGATCTGACCTTTGCCAATGGTCTCAGATCGATATTACGACAGGACCCTGACATTATCATGGTCGGAGAAATCCGTGACCAAGAAACCGCAGAAATTGTCATCCAATCAGCTCTGACCGGACATATGGTCTTTTCAACACTGCATACCAATGATGCCGCAGGAGCTCTCACCCGGCTTGTAGAAATGGGCGTTGAGCCATTCCTGGCGGCATCCAGTATCGTGGGTGTCATGGCCCAGAGGCTGGTGCGCAAAATCTGTCCGCACTGTCGTGAAGAAGTTGTTCCCCCGGCCGAACTGTTGGATGAATTAAGGGACGAAGGGTTACCGGACAACCCTGTGTTCTTCAGTGGCCGTGGTTGTGAACGCTGTATGCAGATCGGTTATTGGGGGCGGACAGGAATTTACGAATTAATGGAAATGGATGATGATGTAAGGGATCTGCTGTTGAAAAATAAAGATGCCGCAAGTATCCGTAAGATTGCAAAACAAAAAGGAATGCAGACTCTCCGCTCAGCTGGCCTGACAAAGGCATTACAAGGAGAGACAACGCTTGAAGAGGTGCTTCGTGTGACCCAGGAGGAGAACTGA
- the gspD gene encoding type II secretion system secretin GspD: MKIQNFLILLTALACLFVSPVLIETNAATPPDDRISLDIKDIELTELIKTISELTGKNFLFDENVKGKVTIVTPEVMTLDEVYQLFLTVLNVKGYTLVPSGKVNKIVSVKNARQENLPLRYSSSGSTSEQFITRLIRLDYLDVDTVAKSVLAPLMPATGNIIAYPKTNTLILTESAATIERLVKILKQLDQPDLAGDMVAFQLKYADVKEVATICTEILAEKTISTRTSKKNNLSISAGTQSKIIPYPRTNSLIVLADEESLEKIKSLLPLLDRELSEEKSNINIYSLENADAETLADTLNQILTGIKAETKTQTNGTKDNTTPFSSTPVSITADKPTNSLIINAQYADYNALKNIIKGLDIKRKQVYVEALILEVSMAATRDLGASLSGAIDLGSESMAFGTSNLNTGAANLSSLAGSDSGVPSLLSQTIDGILLGGLFNPITVTGLDGEDVTVPAISALIDLSEKNGDVNILSVPRLLTSDNKEASIIVGSNVPIITERLTDTSNISAQSVSVERKDVALTLRFTPQIIEDNLVKLEIFQEITDLAATNVGEVDMVGPTLTKRQIQNTILAQSQRTVVLGGLIGTNSQETVSKVPILGDIPGLGWLFKHTSVTNQKTNLLVFITPTIINNPEDLLAITAKNKISAQEFIPENLQETFTKQVLEAEDVDTKNLPGE, translated from the coding sequence TTGAAAATCCAAAACTTTCTGATCTTATTGACAGCTCTGGCCTGTTTGTTTGTCAGCCCTGTCCTTATTGAAACCAATGCGGCAACTCCGCCGGACGATCGTATCTCATTGGATATCAAAGATATTGAATTAACAGAGTTGATAAAGACCATAAGTGAACTGACGGGTAAGAATTTTCTTTTTGATGAGAACGTCAAAGGAAAAGTCACCATTGTCACCCCCGAAGTTATGACTCTGGATGAAGTCTATCAGCTTTTCCTGACCGTCCTTAATGTGAAGGGCTACACTCTCGTCCCTTCCGGAAAAGTTAATAAAATCGTTTCTGTCAAAAATGCCCGACAGGAAAACTTGCCACTGCGATATTCAAGTTCGGGCTCCACCTCTGAACAGTTCATTACCCGTCTGATCCGACTCGACTACCTTGATGTTGACACCGTTGCAAAATCAGTTCTCGCACCATTGATGCCTGCCACCGGGAACATCATTGCTTATCCCAAAACGAACACTCTCATTTTGACGGAAAGTGCCGCCACCATTGAACGTCTGGTGAAGATCTTGAAGCAGCTGGATCAACCCGATCTGGCAGGAGATATGGTTGCCTTTCAACTCAAGTACGCGGACGTGAAAGAAGTGGCAACCATCTGCACTGAAATCCTGGCGGAAAAAACCATCTCAACCAGAACATCCAAAAAAAACAATCTGTCCATATCCGCAGGAACGCAGAGCAAAATCATCCCCTATCCCCGGACGAACTCTCTCATCGTGCTGGCGGATGAAGAGAGTCTGGAGAAAATTAAAAGCTTGCTCCCCTTGCTGGATCGCGAACTTTCAGAAGAAAAATCCAACATCAACATTTACAGCCTTGAAAATGCCGATGCAGAAACTCTGGCGGACACCCTCAACCAGATTTTAACCGGGATCAAGGCAGAAACGAAAACGCAAACCAACGGGACAAAAGACAATACAACTCCATTTTCTTCAACCCCTGTTTCAATTACGGCAGATAAACCAACCAATTCTCTTATCATCAATGCCCAATATGCTGACTACAATGCTCTTAAAAACATTATCAAAGGTCTTGATATCAAAAGAAAACAGGTTTACGTCGAAGCGTTGATTCTGGAAGTCTCCATGGCAGCAACCCGGGATCTTGGAGCCTCACTTTCCGGTGCCATTGATCTGGGCAGTGAAAGTATGGCTTTCGGCACCAGCAATCTCAATACTGGTGCAGCAAACTTAAGCAGTCTGGCCGGCTCAGATTCGGGAGTTCCCAGCCTGCTTTCCCAAACCATTGACGGCATTTTGTTAGGTGGACTCTTCAACCCGATTACCGTCACTGGCCTCGATGGCGAAGATGTCACCGTTCCGGCTATCTCGGCATTAATTGATCTTTCTGAGAAAAACGGAGATGTCAACATTCTTTCGGTCCCACGTCTTTTGACTTCAGACAACAAAGAGGCAAGCATTATTGTTGGTTCCAATGTCCCGATTATTACGGAACGACTGACCGACACATCCAACATCTCTGCACAATCCGTGTCTGTCGAACGTAAAGATGTGGCATTGACCCTACGCTTTACTCCCCAGATCATAGAGGACAATCTGGTCAAACTTGAAATTTTTCAGGAAATAACCGATCTCGCAGCCACAAATGTCGGTGAGGTCGATATGGTTGGACCAACATTGACAAAACGGCAGATCCAGAACACCATCCTCGCGCAAAGCCAACGCACTGTCGTCCTCGGAGGTCTCATTGGTACCAATTCACAGGAAACCGTATCAAAGGTTCCAATTCTCGGGGACATTCCCGGCTTAGGTTGGTTATTTAAGCACACAAGCGTCACTAACCAGAAAACCAACCTGTTGGTCTTTATCACCCCGACAATTATCAACAATCCGGAAGATCTCTTGGCAATAACAGCTAAAAACAAGATTTCTGCACAAGAGTTCATCCCTGAGAATCTTCAGGAAACATTTACTAAACAAGTGTTGGAAGCAGAGGACGTCGATACAAAAAATCTCCCAGGAGAATAA
- the extH gene encoding selenite/tellurite reduction operon rhodanese-like protein ExtH — protein sequence MFREVEKSFRKLSLLLLMVAVAFLLWGCGGGGGSSYDTPTTSSDIADTPAVGGAATSVLIEPATLKAWIDDGVVGNETGYGDKVVIVDFRSPAESDRIKGACRLEAADLTATRFEGVGDAAPLVATGAQMDAAIQRLGIDENTTIVFTTGGSAYLATRAYWTFRYWGFPKERLKFLNGGNAAFAAEYSTSMTAYDDAPTPTASTYSVRNLDSINDDLRASIGELIEIIKTDLTTSTADIVFDARGDSYYNGTKATSGLVGGDIVVVDGHPEGGQYLSQAELFTDGKFKTAAEIETLFTDKGWDAGKKVTVYCTSGYSATPLFFAIDAILDADVQLHDGSWSQTGKYSSNSAAGGELGATSPWAIDRYLDAATYTYNQGLYPGPLKIETLDAASAVAPQPAPFTADVPADDSDVVQSQVEAADGDYADGTGTVSFVAPSATTDTPTVLISQAELQAMIDAGLVNNDADPATESVVILDVTSSADYVAKRHIPGAQLWNYVGQAIVRTEGPAPAVNLVLDGASMDARIQAAGIDENTTIVITSSATATYFPSRAYFLFRYWGFPKERIKVLNGYNGAWPQAELTVEAPTITPSTLSVADLDTGAQLDTRVSLAELMDAVRDGRGIAVDMRGDKSATKSTAGVFSLPVDAPVTDDYVVFEGTPKGGTSFSWKNFNVDYDGGDFTFEDAATIEAGLNAAGVDGSEVAYSYCRTGYIASTGFFVLDAILDWPVMTYDGSWSQWGKMSTVTTDMGGELPDGSTWATDSATYMDVINYNEDHIKVVEPLNADADALLLAPADANQVEDADYEYQTTPPADSGSSSDDAPTAGSGDLGGNC from the coding sequence ATGTTTCGAGAGGTCGAGAAAAGTTTTAGAAAGCTGAGCCTGCTGCTGCTTATGGTTGCAGTCGCATTTCTGCTCTGGGGTTGTGGCGGTGGTGGAGGAAGTAGCTACGATACTCCAACAACTTCATCTGATATTGCAGATACACCTGCAGTCGGGGGCGCTGCAACGAGCGTGCTTATTGAGCCTGCAACACTTAAAGCTTGGATAGACGATGGTGTCGTAGGGAATGAAACTGGTTATGGCGATAAAGTCGTTATTGTCGACTTCCGCTCTCCTGCCGAATCTGACCGTATTAAGGGGGCCTGTCGTCTGGAAGCTGCTGATTTGACGGCAACCCGTTTTGAAGGTGTTGGTGATGCGGCGCCTCTGGTTGCCACCGGAGCGCAGATGGATGCTGCTATTCAGCGTCTTGGCATTGATGAAAATACTACGATAGTTTTCACAACTGGTGGCTCTGCTTATCTGGCAACTCGGGCTTACTGGACTTTCCGTTACTGGGGATTCCCGAAAGAGCGGCTTAAGTTCCTTAATGGTGGTAATGCTGCTTTTGCTGCTGAGTATTCAACATCTATGACCGCTTATGATGATGCTCCTACACCAACAGCATCAACTTACAGTGTTCGTAATCTGGATAGCATCAATGATGATCTGCGTGCTTCCATCGGTGAGTTGATTGAAATCATCAAGACTGACTTGACCACTTCAACAGCAGATATCGTTTTTGATGCCCGTGGTGACAGTTATTATAATGGCACTAAAGCTACTTCAGGGCTTGTTGGTGGCGATATCGTTGTTGTTGATGGTCATCCCGAAGGTGGTCAGTATCTTTCGCAGGCTGAGTTGTTTACCGATGGTAAATTCAAAACAGCAGCAGAAATTGAAACTTTATTTACAGATAAAGGCTGGGATGCAGGTAAAAAAGTCACCGTATATTGTACTTCTGGCTATTCTGCAACCCCACTGTTCTTTGCCATCGATGCAATACTTGATGCCGATGTTCAGTTACACGATGGTTCCTGGAGTCAGACTGGCAAGTATTCCAGCAATTCAGCTGCTGGTGGCGAGCTAGGAGCTACTTCTCCTTGGGCTATCGACCGGTATTTAGATGCAGCAACCTATACTTACAATCAAGGCCTTTATCCTGGTCCTCTGAAAATAGAAACACTGGACGCTGCGTCTGCTGTTGCTCCACAGCCAGCACCTTTTACTGCCGATGTCCCCGCTGATGACAGCGATGTTGTTCAAAGTCAGGTAGAAGCTGCAGATGGTGATTATGCTGATGGTACAGGTACTGTTAGTTTTGTCGCTCCTTCAGCAACAACCGATACTCCAACGGTTCTGATCTCTCAAGCCGAACTACAGGCCATGATAGATGCTGGTCTGGTCAACAATGATGCAGATCCAGCAACTGAAAGTGTTGTGATTCTCGATGTTACTAGCTCTGCAGACTATGTTGCAAAGCGACATATCCCTGGTGCGCAACTTTGGAACTATGTCGGTCAAGCAATTGTCCGTACCGAAGGTCCTGCTCCAGCAGTCAACTTGGTTCTTGACGGTGCCAGCATGGACGCCAGAATTCAAGCGGCAGGAATCGATGAAAACACGACTATCGTTATCACATCTTCAGCAACAGCAACCTATTTCCCAAGTCGCGCTTACTTCCTGTTCCGCTACTGGGGCTTCCCCAAAGAGCGCATCAAGGTCCTGAATGGTTATAACGGTGCCTGGCCACAAGCTGAGTTGACTGTCGAAGCACCAACGATCACCCCATCGACTCTTAGCGTGGCCGATCTGGACACTGGTGCACAGCTTGATACCCGCGTTTCTCTTGCTGAACTGATGGATGCTGTCCGTGATGGTCGTGGTATTGCTGTTGACATGCGCGGCGACAAGAGCGCTACAAAATCCACTGCTGGTGTTTTCTCCTTACCTGTAGACGCACCTGTGACTGATGATTATGTTGTCTTTGAAGGAACGCCAAAAGGTGGGACCTCTTTCAGCTGGAAAAACTTCAATGTCGACTATGATGGCGGTGATTTCACCTTCGAGGATGCCGCTACGATTGAAGCTGGTCTTAATGCTGCTGGTGTAGATGGCTCTGAAGTTGCTTATTCCTACTGTCGTACCGGCTATATCGCATCCACCGGATTCTTTGTTCTTGACGCTATTCTCGACTGGCCGGTCATGACCTATGATGGCTCCTGGAGTCAATGGGGCAAGATGTCGACTGTAACAACTGACATGGGCGGTGAGTTGCCGGATGGTTCTACCTGGGCAACTGACAGTGCTACTTATATGGATGTCATCAACTACAATGAAGACCATATCAAAGTAGTAGAACCGCTTAATGCTGACGCTGATGCCTTGTTGTTGGCTCCTGCTGATGCCAATCAAGTTGAAGATGCTGATTATGAGTATCAGACAACACCACCTGCGGACTCCGGTAGTTCCAGTGATGATGCTCCAACTGCAGGCAGTGGTGATTTAGGTGGAAACTGCTAA
- a CDS encoding type II secretion system F family protein, which produces MPFFEYSGFDAKGHKVSGKADGSGRKAVVKKLSQQGIYITNLNELAQSSSSGWLKSFGIKCKISSAELAGMTRQMGTLLSAGISLDETLLTLGEQTEQAILGNTLMAIREKILQGSSLHEALNGHQQVFPSLYINMIQVGESSGTLDQVTLQLADFLDEQARIKSRIQAATAYPILMVLVGSGVLAFLFVFVVPKITLMLTEMDRALPWPTQLLITLSEGVKNWWMVFLVLIIAALIALKRYRNTPAGKNKTDSILLKIPIFGRLNLLIATAWFSRTLGTLLQSGVPLLKALDISKGLLRNKVLSNAIDDARRQVQEGGSLAKSLKESGVFPPMVAQMTAAGEKSGQLEPMLTRLADTYDHQTDLSITSLLSLLEPILILVMGGVVGFVVLAILLPLFEASQGF; this is translated from the coding sequence TTGCCTTTTTTTGAGTATTCAGGATTCGACGCAAAGGGTCACAAAGTCTCTGGAAAGGCTGATGGAAGCGGCCGTAAAGCCGTTGTGAAGAAACTCTCGCAGCAGGGAATCTACATTACCAATCTCAATGAGTTGGCGCAATCATCGTCATCCGGGTGGCTTAAATCTTTCGGCATCAAGTGCAAAATCTCTTCAGCAGAACTGGCAGGGATGACACGCCAGATGGGAACCCTCTTAAGTGCCGGAATCTCTCTCGATGAAACGCTGCTGACTCTCGGGGAACAAACGGAGCAGGCCATACTTGGAAACACGCTTATGGCAATTCGGGAAAAAATTCTTCAGGGGTCATCGCTGCACGAGGCGTTGAACGGGCACCAGCAGGTCTTCCCGAGTCTCTATATCAATATGATCCAGGTTGGTGAAAGTAGTGGAACCCTGGACCAGGTTACCCTCCAGCTTGCAGACTTTCTTGACGAACAGGCACGTATCAAGTCCCGCATCCAGGCCGCGACAGCCTATCCGATTCTCATGGTTCTGGTTGGGTCCGGCGTCTTGGCGTTCCTTTTTGTCTTCGTCGTTCCCAAAATAACCCTCATGCTCACTGAAATGGACCGTGCCCTGCCATGGCCGACACAACTTCTGATAACGTTGAGTGAAGGGGTCAAAAACTGGTGGATGGTCTTCCTTGTTCTCATCATTGCAGCACTGATTGCATTGAAACGTTATCGCAACACCCCGGCAGGAAAAAACAAGACCGACAGTATTCTGCTTAAAATTCCGATTTTCGGACGCTTGAATTTGCTGATTGCAACCGCCTGGTTTTCCCGGACTCTCGGCACCCTGTTACAAAGCGGGGTACCACTTCTGAAAGCCCTCGATATCTCAAAAGGGCTGCTCCGCAACAAGGTATTGAGCAATGCCATCGATGATGCTCGTCGGCAGGTTCAGGAAGGCGGCTCACTGGCAAAAAGTCTCAAAGAATCGGGAGTTTTCCCGCCAATGGTCGCTCAAATGACCGCAGCCGGAGAAAAAAGTGGCCAACTCGAGCCAATGCTGACCCGATTGGCGGATACATACGATCATCAAACCGATTTATCGATAACCAGCCTCCTTTCCCTTCTGGAACCGATTTTGATTCTGGTCATGGGGGGAGTTGTTGGATTTGTTGTTCTGGCAATACTGCTTCCGCTGTTTGAAGCAAGCCAGGGATTCTAA
- a CDS encoding AAA family ATPase, giving the protein MYAEYFGLNEKPFSIAPDPRYLYMSKSHQEALAYLLYGLQTEGGFVLLTGEIGTGKTTVCKCMFEQAPAEINFAFIINPKVTAQELLEAVCDELLIKRPDNGSKKDLIDLINKHLLKTNEQGKKTVIVIDEAQNLTSDVLEQLRLLTNLETSRHKLLQIILLGQPELRDLIRKPELKQLSQRITARYHLGPLNQEDTTIYVLHRIHIAGGEKTLFTDGAIRLIYKQTGGVPRLINLLCDRALLGAYTELEEQVTRRIIKQANKETFDLQSKSSKAWWLLAVTSLIVISIVGSLLITTEDKVSSKNLQETSSQELNPAELSPSIETPPPSPPLAEKNEEKKEQPVLWPESLGFGNNFNSSFKELAALWQLDFSDQGNEPCLFAQSKGLRCLKKSGSLDSIQSLNRPAILTLYDNQGLPFYVLLAGSDGHEALFIVDDTHIELNTDVLENRWFGEYFLLWKAPTGFSGVLAPGQQSPMVHWLATALEQQGLYMITGSEKKLEGALLGALKRFQFTSDLVPDGVLGAQTIIQLNRSNETSGPRLYAGEIN; this is encoded by the coding sequence TTGTACGCTGAATACTTTGGGCTCAACGAAAAACCATTTTCAATCGCTCCGGATCCTCGTTATCTGTACATGAGCAAAAGTCATCAGGAGGCTCTGGCATATCTCCTCTATGGGCTACAAACCGAAGGTGGATTTGTCCTCCTCACCGGTGAAATCGGTACGGGAAAAACAACCGTCTGCAAATGTATGTTTGAGCAGGCACCCGCGGAAATTAACTTTGCCTTTATCATCAATCCCAAAGTTACAGCCCAGGAACTGCTTGAAGCCGTTTGTGATGAACTATTGATCAAACGACCTGACAATGGTTCAAAAAAAGATCTGATTGACCTGATCAACAAGCATTTACTAAAAACCAATGAACAGGGAAAAAAGACTGTCATCGTCATTGACGAAGCACAAAATCTGACCAGCGATGTGCTTGAGCAATTACGCCTTTTAACGAATCTTGAAACCAGTCGGCATAAACTATTACAGATTATATTGCTTGGACAGCCAGAGCTCAGGGATCTGATCCGCAAACCTGAACTGAAGCAGCTATCGCAACGGATAACAGCCAGATACCACCTCGGTCCGCTGAATCAAGAAGATACAACCATCTATGTTCTCCACCGCATTCACATTGCCGGCGGAGAAAAGACTCTTTTTACCGACGGAGCTATCCGGCTTATCTACAAGCAGACCGGCGGAGTCCCCCGTTTGATCAACTTACTCTGTGACCGGGCGCTGCTTGGCGCCTATACCGAACTGGAAGAACAGGTCACCCGGCGTATTATCAAGCAGGCCAACAAAGAAACCTTTGACTTACAGTCAAAGAGTTCAAAAGCATGGTGGTTGCTTGCAGTGACATCTCTTATCGTCATATCCATTGTCGGTTCTTTGCTGATCACAACTGAAGATAAAGTCTCCTCAAAAAACCTGCAGGAAACATCCTCACAGGAACTGAATCCGGCAGAACTTTCTCCATCAATAGAGACACCTCCGCCGTCGCCACCGTTAGCTGAGAAAAATGAAGAGAAGAAAGAACAACCGGTCCTCTGGCCGGAGAGTCTGGGATTTGGAAACAACTTCAATAGTAGCTTTAAAGAGCTCGCAGCATTATGGCAGCTTGATTTCTCTGATCAGGGAAATGAGCCGTGCCTTTTTGCACAGAGCAAAGGCCTCAGGTGTCTTAAAAAAAGTGGCAGCCTTGACAGCATACAAAGCTTGAACAGGCCTGCAATTTTAACTCTTTACGACAATCAAGGGCTCCCGTTTTATGTTCTTTTAGCTGGATCAGATGGCCATGAAGCTCTCTTCATTGTCGATGACACACACATAGAACTCAATACTGACGTTCTGGAAAATCGCTGGTTCGGCGAATATTTCCTTCTGTGGAAAGCACCAACGGGGTTCTCCGGGGTACTTGCCCCCGGTCAGCAGTCCCCGATGGTCCACTGGTTAGCGACGGCACTGGAGCAGCAGGGACTCTACATGATAACAGGAAGCGAAAAAAAGCTGGAAGGAGCACTTCTTGGAGCATTGAAACGTTTTCAGTTTACTTCGGATCTGGTTCCTGATGGAGTTTTAGGGGCACAAACAATTATTCAACTCAACCGAAGCAATGAAACCTCGGGTCCAAGACTTTACGCAGGAGAAATTAACTAA
- a CDS encoding general secretion pathway protein GspB yields the protein MSYILNALKKAENKSFGGENLKVKKQILILKRQTRGGKLKILLLISGLLGTLLLGGWLGYMQTGQTEQPVAATKSQGTPDHDPIVPSDHQPVLVQDRLTSPVKTADEIRSESIQNNRTNAKSSGGIVSNIREINPPIPVRTMAVTPKAQAEAEEVVQPVAKQKVEEDTEPGLQSYADIPLKIQQKLPSLKISLHFYNSVPEKRLVRINGRNLHEGDWIEEGLAVEEIKPTTTVLNHDGYLFELNAPGG from the coding sequence ATGTCCTATATTCTCAATGCGCTGAAAAAAGCTGAAAATAAAAGTTTTGGTGGCGAAAACTTAAAAGTAAAAAAGCAGATCCTCATCTTAAAACGACAGACAAGAGGTGGAAAGTTAAAAATTTTACTGCTGATCTCCGGACTGCTGGGAACCCTGCTCTTGGGAGGATGGTTGGGCTATATGCAAACAGGTCAAACGGAACAACCGGTCGCCGCGACAAAAAGTCAGGGAACTCCGGATCATGATCCGATTGTCCCAAGCGACCATCAACCTGTCCTTGTTCAGGACAGGTTGACATCGCCTGTAAAAACTGCGGATGAGATTCGTTCCGAGAGCATTCAGAATAATAGGACGAACGCCAAGAGCAGCGGCGGAATTGTCAGCAACATCAGAGAAATCAATCCACCAATTCCGGTCAGAACAATGGCAGTGACGCCAAAAGCACAAGCAGAAGCAGAAGAAGTCGTCCAACCCGTTGCGAAACAAAAGGTCGAAGAAGATACCGAGCCGGGCCTGCAAAGCTACGCAGATATTCCCCTGAAAATCCAACAGAAACTCCCTTCGTTAAAGATCTCTCTGCACTTTTACAACTCAGTTCCGGAAAAAAGACTGGTTCGTATCAATGGCAGAAACCTTCATGAAGGGGACTGGATTGAGGAGGGACTAGCCGTGGAAGAGATCAAACCGACAACAACTGTTTTGAATCACGATGGCTATTTATTTGAGCTGAATGCTCCAGGAGGATAG